One Melanotaenia boesemani isolate fMelBoe1 chromosome 8, fMelBoe1.pri, whole genome shotgun sequence DNA segment encodes these proteins:
- the LOC121645133 gene encoding oocyte zinc finger protein XlCOF22-like, translating into MSSVQHLREFISERLTAAAEEIFTEFEKTIVQYEEEIDRQRRLLDITWNPQIKLIRTEAPHPYFCKEEEEFPADLQLCSSDLDQEQPESVLVKEEQELWTSQEGEQLLLKDETDTCSLPAAHEENEQSDPEPHRDHVPSSTSPVDERSRLEGSEVGDSGPARRAHLKPNKSCQRKGNNNVGNSVLVESGCNTQQPADTLFFPYIRGRGLFNQSSLERLKKHHTDKKDYSFRTCGKPFEDKSKLTIHGRAHTGEKPYSCQTCGKCFSLKCSLLRHMRTHTGEKPFPCKTCRKSFTQKCDLLRHVRTHTGEKPFSCQICGKCFNQVSSLVCHVRTHTGEKPFACQICGKSFARKCDLMRHVRTHTGEKPYSCKSCGKCFNQVSSLVCHMRTHKNSESAVLG; encoded by the exons atgtcttcagttcagcatctgagagagtttatcagcgagcgactaactgctgctgctgaagaaatattcacagagtttgaaaaaaccaTCGTCCAGTACGAAGAAGAGATCGATCGTCAGCGCAGACTGCTGGATATCACCTGGAATCCACAGATAAAGTTAATCAGAACAG aGGCCCCACATCCATATTTCTgtaaggaagaggaggagttccCAGCTGACCTGCAGCTGTGCAgctcagatctggaccaggagcaGCCAGAGTCTGTACTTGTTAAAGAGGAACAGGaactctggaccagtcaggagGGGGAGCAGCTTCTGCTGAAGGATGAGACTGATACCTGCTCGCTTCCTGCTGCTCATGAGGAAAATGAGCAGAGTGACCCAGAACCACACAGAGACCATGTTCCCTCTTCCACCTCGCCTGTAGATGAACGTTCACGTTTAGAAGGAAGCGAGGTTGGAGACTCAGGACCAGCAAGACGTGCACATCTGAAGCCAAACAAGAGTTGTCAGAGAAAGGGAAACAACAATGTAGGAAACTCTGTCCTGGTAGAAAGTGGCTGTAATACACAGCAACCAGCTGACACCTTGTTCTTTCCTTATATAAGAGGAAGAGGACTTTTTAACCAGTCATCACTTGAAAGACTTAAAAAGCACCACACAGATAAGAAAGACTATTCCTTCAGAACCTGTGGGAAACCGTTTGAAGATAAGAGCAAGCTAACGATCCATGGAAGAGCTCACACCGGGGAGAAGCCGTATTCCTGTCAGacatgtgggaaatgtttcagtttaaaatgttcCTTGTTGAGACACATGAGGACTCACACCGGGGAGAAGCCGTTTCCCTGTAAAACATGCAGAAAGTCTTTCACTCAGAAGTGTGATTTGTTGCGTCACGTGCGAACTCACACCGGGGAGAAGCCGTTTTCCTGTCAGATCTGTGGAAAATGCTTCAATCAAGTCAGTTCTTTGGTTTGTCACGTGAGGACTCACACCGGGGAGAAGCCGTTTGCTTGTCAAATCTGTGGAAAAAGTTTCGCCCGGAAGTGTGATTTGATGCGCCACGTGAGGACTCACACCGGGGAGAAGCCGTATTCCTGTAAGTCATGTGGAAAATGCTTCAATCAAGTCAGTTCTTTGGTTTGTCACATGAGGACTCACAAGAACTCTGAAAGTGCTGTTTTGGGATGA
- the LOC121645169 gene encoding uncharacterized protein LOC121645169 isoform X2, translating into MGGETTDEEGEGANSCKPPARKKRYTRYNPHWATLSEFEWVRPTQEDHFSATCVLCPAKISVKYEFKAFMEGQHELLKAAKGDSKYTWKKRRWQQQAKESIQIKCSRLDNICVRETTWFTTKRRWQQQAKGLQIKSSRFKNICVRETVCVKKKAKCVGMAAQLGRLKYRVTHQNYQLISTLFCLAVSIVYERF; encoded by the exons ATGGGAGGAGAGACAACGGACGAGGAAGGAGAAGGAGCAAATTCATGTAAGCCACCGGCAAGAAAAAAACGATATACTCGTTACAATCCTCACTGGGCGACACTTTCGGAGTTTGAATGGGTACGGCCGACCCAGGAAGACCATTTTTCAGCTACTTGTGTTTTGTGTCCGGCAAAAATATCCGTAAAATATGAA TTTAAAGCGTTCATGGAAGGACAGCACGAACTACTGAAGGCAGCAAAAGGAGATTCCAAGTACACATGGAAAAAGAG AAGATGGCAGCAGCAGGCCAAGGAGTCCATCCAGATTAAGTGCAGCAGACTCGATAACATCTGTGTCAGAGAGACAACCTGGTTCACAACAAAGAG AAGATGGCAGCAGCAGGCCAAGGGACTCCAGATCAAGAGCAGCAGATTCAAGAACATCTGTGTCAGAGAGACAGTCTGTGTCAAGAAAAAAGCAAAG TGTGTTGGCATGGCTGCTCAACTCGGACGTCTCAAATATAGGGTGACTCATCAAAATTATCAGCTGATATCTACTCTGTTTTGCCTAGCAGTCAGCATTGTGTATGAGAGATTTTGA
- the LOC121645169 gene encoding uncharacterized protein LOC121645169 isoform X1 has protein sequence MGGETTDEEGEGANSCKPPARKKRYTRYNPHWATLSEFEWVRPTQEDHFSATCVLCPAKISVKYEFKAFMEGQHELLKAAKGDSKYTWKKRKGQQQTNKSRVSAGSSASLSGSSASFTGRESVPEQMEDGSSRPRSPSRLSAADSITSVSERQPGSQQREDGSSRPRDSRSRAADSRTSVSERQSVSRKKQSVLAWLLNSDVSNIG, from the exons ATGGGAGGAGAGACAACGGACGAGGAAGGAGAAGGAGCAAATTCATGTAAGCCACCGGCAAGAAAAAAACGATATACTCGTTACAATCCTCACTGGGCGACACTTTCGGAGTTTGAATGGGTACGGCCGACCCAGGAAGACCATTTTTCAGCTACTTGTGTTTTGTGTCCGGCAAAAATATCCGTAAAATATGAA TTTAAAGCGTTCATGGAAGGACAGCACGAACTACTGAAGGCAGCAAAAGGAGATTCCAAGTACACATGGAAAAAGAG AAAGGGGCAGCAACAGACAAATAAGTCCAGAGTGAGTGCAGGGTCAAGTGCATCTTTGTCAGGGTCAAGTGCATCTTTTACAGGGAGAGAATCAGTGCCAGAACAAATGG AAGATGGCAGCAGCAGGCCAAGGAGTCCATCCAGATTAAGTGCAGCAGACTCGATAACATCTGTGTCAGAGAGACAACCTGGTTCACAACAAAGAG AAGATGGCAGCAGCAGGCCAAGGGACTCCAGATCAAGAGCAGCAGATTCAAGAACATCTGTGTCAGAGAGACAGTCTGTGTCAAGAAAAAAGCAAAG TGTGTTGGCATGGCTGCTCAACTCGGACGTCTCAAATATAGGGTGA